One stretch of Carassius auratus strain Wakin unplaced genomic scaffold, ASM336829v1 scaf_tig00030446, whole genome shotgun sequence DNA includes these proteins:
- the LOC113080238 gene encoding calcium-binding protein 4-like: MNKVYTNLLNSVFGQERELSQPELDELAEAFKEFDYDQDGYLNYKDLAECMRTMGYMPTEMELLEIIQQIKMRLGGLMDFDDFCELMGPRMMVETADMLGLKELKSSFCQFDADGDGKISLDEMKEALRTLLGEKLKKGELEEILKELDLNGDGTVDFDEFVMMLSVR; the protein is encoded by the exons GAGCGAGAGCTGTCTCAGCCAGAGCTAGACG AGCTGGCAGAGGCATTCAAGGAGTTTGATTACGATCAGGACGGCTATCTGAACTATAAGGATCTGGCCGAGTGCATGCGGACGATGGGCTACATGCCCACAGAGATGGAGCTGCTGGAGATCATCCAACAGATCAAGATGAGGC TTGGAGGTCTGATGGATTTCGATGATTTCTGTGAGTTGATGGGCCCCAGGATGATGGTGGAGACGGCGGATATGCTGGGACTCAAAGAGCTCAAAAGCTCCTTCTGTCAG TTCGACGCTGACGGTGATGGGAAGATCTCTCTGGATGAGATGAAGGAGGCTCTGAGGACGCTGTTAGGAGAGAAACTCAAGAAAGGAGAGCTGGAGGAGATCCTGAAGGAGCTGGACCTGAACGGAGACGGAACCGTGGATTTCGACG AGTTTGTGATGATGCTGTCGGTGCGATAA
- the LOC113080235 gene encoding transcription factor p65-like isoform X2, protein MDGHPFVEIIEQPKARGMRFRYKCEGRSAGSIPGEKSNDTTKTHPAIKVHNYSGPLRVRISLVTKNQPYKPHPHELVGKDCKHGYYEADLQERRIHSFQNLGIQCVKKKDVGDAVSCRLQTQNNPFNIPEPKIWEEEYDLNAVRLCVQVSITLPSGDLFPLEPVVSQPIYDNRAPNTAELKICRVNRNSGSCRGGDEIFLLCDKVQKEDIEVRFFQDSWESKGSFSQADVHRQVAIVFRTPPYRDPNLTEPVRVKMQLRRPSDREVSEAMDFQYLPADPDEHRLMEKRKRTEGMLQNLKLSSIITGSSVPADRRPFSTAKRTLGLSKPPAASGLSAAASAGVSVNSSFFSPAPGQLFTQSSLKPDQSSSGDSWKFLQSLTVDSQPAPAVFPNQSVPQDFPTVNLSDLQDFPLSSFVPAEPPSAPSTAPQDAFSDELTDFSSFSEVDFQALLGEARAVDDPPGGSGSTWMSIPPSIASLIHSEGLQENTPHTVLDDLEVLSSIDDDRFMSILSSSNQVGFLSGHPS, encoded by the exons ATGGACG gcCATCCGTTCGTGGAGATCATCGAGCAGCCGAAAGCACGAGGGATGCGTTTCCGTTATAAGTGTGAGGGTCGATCGGCCGGCAGCATCCCTGGAGAGAAGAGCAACGACACCACGAAAACACACCCCGCCATCAAG GTGCACAACTACAGCGGCCCGCTGAGAGTCAGGATCTCATTGGTCACCAAGAACCAGCCGTACAAGCCACACCCACACGAGCTGGTGGGCAAAGACTGCAAACACGGATACTATGAGGCAGACCTACAGGAGCGCCGGatacacag TTTCCAGAATCTGGGGATTCAGTGCGTGAAGAAGAAGGATGTGGGAGACGCAGTTTCCTGTCGCCTGCAGACACAGAACAACCCCTTTAATA ttccTGAGCCCAAGATCTGGGAGGAGGAGTACGATCTGAACGCGGTGCGCCTGTGTGTCCAGGTGTCCATCACGCTGCCCAGCGGAGATCTGTTTCCTCTGGAGCCCGTCGTGTCTCAGCCCATCTACGACAACC gcGCTCCCAACACGGCCGAGCTCAAGATCTGTCGGGTCAACAGGAACTCTGGCAGCTGCCGAGGAGGAGACGAGATCTTCCTGCTGTGTGATAAAGTGCAGAAGG AGGACATCGAGGTGCGGTTCTTCCAGGACTCGTGGGAGAGCAAGGGCTCGTTCTCTCAGGCTGATGTTCACCGGCAGGTGGCTATCGTCTTCCGCACGCCTCCGTACCGTGACCCGAACCTGACGGAGCCGGTGCGTGTGAAGATGCAGCTGCGCAGACCGTCTGACCGAGAGGTCAGCGAGGCCATGGACTTCCAGTACCTGCCGGCCGACCCCG atgAGCACAGACTGATGGAGAAGCGCAAGAGAACCGAAGGGATGCTGCAGAACCTCAAACTGAGCAGCAtcatcacag gatCCTCTGTGCCCGCAGACAGACGGCCGTTCAGTACAGCGAAGCGAACACTAGGCCTCTCTAAACCCCCAGCAGCCAGCGGTCTCTCAGCAG cggCGTCTGCAGGTGTGTCGGTGAACTCCTCGTTCTTCTCTCCTGCTCCTGGTCAGTTGTTCACTCAGAGTTCACTCAAACCGGATCAGTCGAGCTCCGGTGACTCATGGAAGTTCCTGCAGAGTCTGACGGTGGACTCCCAGCCCGCGCCTGCGGTGTTCCCGAACCAGAGCGTCCCGCAGGACTTCCCCACGGTCAACCTGTCTGACCTGCAGGACTTCCCCCTGAGCAGCTTCGTCCCGGCCGAGCCCCCGAGCGCTCCGAGCACCGCTCCCCAGGACGCCTTCAGCGACGAGCTAACAGACTTCTCCAGCTTCTCCGAGGTGGACTTCCAGGCGCTGCTGGGCGAGGCCAGGGCTGTGGACGACCCCCCGGGGGGCAGCGGCTCCACCTGGATGTCCATCCCTCCCAGCATCGCCAGCCTGATCCACAGCGAGGGCCTGCAGGAGAACACCCCCCACACAGTCCTGGACGACCTGGAGGTGCTCAGCTCCATCGACGACGACCGCTTCATGTCCATCCTGTCCAGCTCAAACCAGGTGGGCTTCCTGTCCGGACACCCCAGCTAG
- the LOC113080235 gene encoding transcription factor p65-like isoform X1 codes for MDGLFQQWGASPVSQGHPFVEIIEQPKARGMRFRYKCEGRSAGSIPGEKSNDTTKTHPAIKVHNYSGPLRVRISLVTKNQPYKPHPHELVGKDCKHGYYEADLQERRIHSFQNLGIQCVKKKDVGDAVSCRLQTQNNPFNIPEPKIWEEEYDLNAVRLCVQVSITLPSGDLFPLEPVVSQPIYDNRAPNTAELKICRVNRNSGSCRGGDEIFLLCDKVQKEDIEVRFFQDSWESKGSFSQADVHRQVAIVFRTPPYRDPNLTEPVRVKMQLRRPSDREVSEAMDFQYLPADPDEHRLMEKRKRTEGMLQNLKLSSIITGSSVPADRRPFSTAKRTLGLSKPPAASGLSAAASAGVSVNSSFFSPAPGQLFTQSSLKPDQSSSGDSWKFLQSLTVDSQPAPAVFPNQSVPQDFPTVNLSDLQDFPLSSFVPAEPPSAPSTAPQDAFSDELTDFSSFSEVDFQALLGEARAVDDPPGGSGSTWMSIPPSIASLIHSEGLQENTPHTVLDDLEVLSSIDDDRFMSILSSSNQVGFLSGHPS; via the exons ATGGACG GACTGTTTCAGCAGTGGGGAGCGTCCCCGGTGTCCCAAG gcCATCCGTTCGTGGAGATCATCGAGCAGCCGAAAGCACGAGGGATGCGTTTCCGTTATAAGTGTGAGGGTCGATCGGCCGGCAGCATCCCTGGAGAGAAGAGCAACGACACCACGAAAACACACCCCGCCATCAAG GTGCACAACTACAGCGGCCCGCTGAGAGTCAGGATCTCATTGGTCACCAAGAACCAGCCGTACAAGCCACACCCACACGAGCTGGTGGGCAAAGACTGCAAACACGGATACTATGAGGCAGACCTACAGGAGCGCCGGatacacag TTTCCAGAATCTGGGGATTCAGTGCGTGAAGAAGAAGGATGTGGGAGACGCAGTTTCCTGTCGCCTGCAGACACAGAACAACCCCTTTAATA ttccTGAGCCCAAGATCTGGGAGGAGGAGTACGATCTGAACGCGGTGCGCCTGTGTGTCCAGGTGTCCATCACGCTGCCCAGCGGAGATCTGTTTCCTCTGGAGCCCGTCGTGTCTCAGCCCATCTACGACAACC gcGCTCCCAACACGGCCGAGCTCAAGATCTGTCGGGTCAACAGGAACTCTGGCAGCTGCCGAGGAGGAGACGAGATCTTCCTGCTGTGTGATAAAGTGCAGAAGG AGGACATCGAGGTGCGGTTCTTCCAGGACTCGTGGGAGAGCAAGGGCTCGTTCTCTCAGGCTGATGTTCACCGGCAGGTGGCTATCGTCTTCCGCACGCCTCCGTACCGTGACCCGAACCTGACGGAGCCGGTGCGTGTGAAGATGCAGCTGCGCAGACCGTCTGACCGAGAGGTCAGCGAGGCCATGGACTTCCAGTACCTGCCGGCCGACCCCG atgAGCACAGACTGATGGAGAAGCGCAAGAGAACCGAAGGGATGCTGCAGAACCTCAAACTGAGCAGCAtcatcacag gatCCTCTGTGCCCGCAGACAGACGGCCGTTCAGTACAGCGAAGCGAACACTAGGCCTCTCTAAACCCCCAGCAGCCAGCGGTCTCTCAGCAG cggCGTCTGCAGGTGTGTCGGTGAACTCCTCGTTCTTCTCTCCTGCTCCTGGTCAGTTGTTCACTCAGAGTTCACTCAAACCGGATCAGTCGAGCTCCGGTGACTCATGGAAGTTCCTGCAGAGTCTGACGGTGGACTCCCAGCCCGCGCCTGCGGTGTTCCCGAACCAGAGCGTCCCGCAGGACTTCCCCACGGTCAACCTGTCTGACCTGCAGGACTTCCCCCTGAGCAGCTTCGTCCCGGCCGAGCCCCCGAGCGCTCCGAGCACCGCTCCCCAGGACGCCTTCAGCGACGAGCTAACAGACTTCTCCAGCTTCTCCGAGGTGGACTTCCAGGCGCTGCTGGGCGAGGCCAGGGCTGTGGACGACCCCCCGGGGGGCAGCGGCTCCACCTGGATGTCCATCCCTCCCAGCATCGCCAGCCTGATCCACAGCGAGGGCCTGCAGGAGAACACCCCCCACACAGTCCTGGACGACCTGGAGGTGCTCAGCTCCATCGACGACGACCGCTTCATGTCCATCCTGTCCAGCTCAAACCAGGTGGGCTTCCTGTCCGGACACCCCAGCTAG